Proteins found in one Bacteroidia bacterium genomic segment:
- a CDS encoding SRPBCC family protein: MKYTNEVIINLPRERVVELFDNPDNLKHWQPGLKSFEHISGEAGKPGAKSQIKYEMGKRKIEMVETIIKRDLPDEFSAVYETKGVWNEQRNLFIPIGPDKTRYLSEAEFRFSGFMKLIGWLMPGAFKKQSQKYLDDFKTFAESQGNAAG, translated from the coding sequence ATGAAGTACACCAACGAAGTAATCATCAATCTGCCCCGCGAAAGGGTAGTGGAGTTGTTTGATAATCCGGACAACCTGAAGCATTGGCAACCTGGGCTGAAGAGCTTTGAGCACATAAGCGGAGAGGCGGGGAAGCCGGGAGCGAAATCGCAGATAAAGTACGAAATGGGAAAACGGAAAATAGAGATGGTGGAGACGATTATCAAACGAGATTTGCCGGATGAGTTTTCTGCTGTTTACGAGACGAAAGGAGTTTGGAATGAACAACGAAACTTATTTATTCCAATCGGGCCGGACAAAACCCGCTACCTGTCAGAGGCAGAATTCCGTTTCAGCGGTTTTATGAAGCTCATCGGATGGTTAATGCCCGGAGCATTCAAAAAGCAATCGCAGAAGTATCTTGATGATTTTAAAACATTTGCAGAAAGCCAGGGAAATGCAGCCGGATGA
- a CDS encoding Rid family hydrolase, producing MSQRDTYNSQKAPEPVGLYPHARRVGDLLFLSGVGPRERGTSQIPGVELDEQGNILSYNIEKQCHSVFKNVKDILEDAGYDWNDLVDVTVFLTNMKADFKTYNRIWSTYFSENPPCRTTVEITSLPTPIAIELKCIAAKKRN from the coding sequence ATGAGCCAGCGCGATACCTATAACAGCCAAAAGGCCCCTGAACCGGTAGGCCTTTATCCTCATGCACGAAGAGTAGGTGATCTGCTTTTTCTTTCAGGCGTGGGGCCGCGCGAAAGGGGAACCAGCCAAATACCAGGCGTAGAACTGGATGAGCAGGGGAATATCCTTTCTTATAATATTGAGAAACAATGCCACTCAGTATTTAAAAATGTGAAAGATATTCTTGAAGATGCAGGATACGACTGGAATGACCTCGTTGATGTCACCGTATTCCTTACCAATATGAAAGCAGATTTTAAAACCTACAACCGGATATGGTCAACCTATTTTTCAGAGAATCCTCCCTGCCGCACGACTGTTGAAATTACATCATTGCCCACTCCTATTGCCATTGAGTTAAAATGCATTGCAGCTAAAAAGCGCAACTAA
- a CDS encoding type III pantothenate kinase, with product MELVIDCGNTFIKTGLFHQNKFIESGIFPNDEFSSIEQLVLTASLDAIILSSVIELPTEFMAKIQAAAPVFLELLQDTPIPFENMYRTPATLGKDRIAGVAGAMALSSGENVMVVDAGTCITIDVLANGKMYIGGSISPGLNMRLQAMHHFTHRLPQVELREFADLNGLTTEECMLAGALSGAVSEVDGFIDKWQNKLAGLKVYLTGGDGTILLSHLKSNIFAEPNLILTGLHKILLYNAH from the coding sequence ATGGAACTGGTTATAGACTGCGGCAATACGTTTATTAAAACCGGGCTTTTTCATCAAAATAAATTTATAGAATCCGGCATCTTTCCAAATGATGAATTCAGCAGCATTGAACAACTGGTATTAACCGCTTCTCTTGACGCCATTATACTTTCTTCAGTAATTGAATTGCCGACAGAATTTATGGCTAAAATCCAGGCGGCTGCTCCGGTTTTTCTTGAGCTTTTGCAAGATACGCCTATCCCTTTTGAGAATATGTACAGGACGCCTGCCACTCTGGGTAAAGACCGTATAGCCGGTGTAGCCGGAGCAATGGCTTTGTCATCCGGAGAAAACGTAATGGTAGTAGATGCCGGAACCTGCATTACGATTGACGTGCTTGCAAACGGAAAAATGTACATCGGTGGCAGCATTTCTCCGGGATTGAACATGCGGCTGCAAGCCATGCATCATTTCACTCATCGACTGCCGCAAGTGGAGTTGCGTGAATTCGCTGATCTGAATGGCCTCACCACGGAAGAGTGCATGCTGGCCGGTGCCCTTAGCGGTGCAGTTTCAGAAGTGGATGGATTTATAGATAAGTGGCAAAATAAACTTGCAGGGCTTAAGGTTTATCTTACCGGTGGTGATGGCACCATCTTGTTAAGCCATTTAAAAAGTAACATCTTTGCCGAGCCAAATTTAATCCTCACCGGCTTACATAAAATTCTCCTTTATAATGCTCATTAA
- the lptC gene encoding LPS export ABC transporter periplasmic protein LptC, whose product MPLSYKKPSDRPARKAAFPGLFYFSLLGLPLLLFSSCGSNDPGEVEAITKERNVPSETGRDIEMIYTDSGNLKAIMTAPVMQKFLGENERIELPRGLLVNFYDENQEASGMLKGNYAIRFVNTNLTEVKNDVVVVNIEGDTLHTEHLIWEEDNDRLYSNEMVRVRTPKEIIISEGFESNLHFTNYKFFNITGTIELDDPNDPNVE is encoded by the coding sequence ATGCCATTATCTTATAAAAAGCCTTCGGACCGCCCGGCAAGAAAAGCCGCATTTCCGGGGCTTTTTTATTTTTCGCTGCTTGGACTACCGTTGCTTCTTTTTTCCTCCTGCGGTTCAAATGATCCGGGAGAAGTAGAGGCCATTACGAAAGAACGGAACGTGCCCAGTGAAACCGGGCGTGATATCGAAATGATATATACGGATTCAGGAAATCTGAAAGCCATTATGACTGCGCCTGTGATGCAAAAGTTCCTTGGGGAAAATGAACGCATTGAACTTCCTCGCGGACTGCTGGTGAACTTCTACGATGAAAACCAGGAGGCATCAGGAATGCTGAAGGGCAACTATGCCATTCGGTTTGTAAATACCAATTTGACGGAAGTGAAGAATGACGTAGTAGTGGTAAATATTGAAGGCGATACGCTTCATACCGAGCATCTGATTTGGGAAGAAGATAATGACCGGTTGTACAGCAATGAAATGGTGCGGGTGAGAACTCCAAAAGAGATCATTATTTCAGAAGGATTTGAATCCAACCTTCATTTTACCAATTATAAATTTTTCAATATAACGGGTACAATTGAACTTGATGATCCGAACGATCCGAACGTGGAATAA
- a CDS encoding pseudouridine synthase, which produces MSSVGLFRYFAIYKPYGYLSQFTDPSGKHKTLGMLHDFPKDAYPVGRLDKDSEGLLIITNDKDLNHRLLKPAHEHEREYWVVVENIPDEQALKKMEQGLTLRIEQKILETRPARAKLMDAPPGVPERHPPVRYRTQIPTAWLSLTLTEGKNRQVRRMTAAVGHPTLRLLRYRIEGITLPAMEIGAVREMERQEVYKKLFGKQGL; this is translated from the coding sequence ATGAGCAGTGTTGGCCTCTTCCGTTATTTTGCCATCTACAAGCCTTACGGCTACCTGAGCCAGTTTACTGATCCTTCAGGAAAGCACAAGACGCTGGGGATGTTGCACGATTTCCCAAAGGATGCTTATCCCGTAGGCCGGCTGGATAAAGACAGCGAAGGGCTGCTGATCATCACCAATGACAAGGATCTGAACCATCGCCTCCTGAAACCTGCCCACGAGCATGAAAGGGAATATTGGGTAGTAGTGGAAAATATTCCTGATGAACAGGCCCTGAAAAAAATGGAGCAGGGACTTACGCTGCGCATTGAGCAGAAAATTTTAGAAACACGGCCTGCCAGGGCGAAGCTGATGGACGCTCCGCCTGGAGTTCCGGAACGGCATCCCCCGGTTCGGTATCGCACACAAATTCCCACTGCATGGCTCAGCCTCACCCTTACAGAAGGTAAAAACCGCCAGGTGAGGAGGATGACCGCAGCGGTGGGCCATCCTACTTTGCGGCTGCTCCGCTATCGGATCGAAGGAATTACTTTACCCGCAATGGAAATCGGTGCAGTTAGGGAAATGGAGCGCCAGGAAGTCTACAAAAAGCTGTTTGGCAAACAAGGCCTCTGA
- a CDS encoding PAS domain S-box protein: MERGIQELSLDNWLGALISFLPALVNLFILLYVLTSFPKNATVKVFALFTLALFFWQIDDTLQRLSTGPYPAYVWDTIFCIGWIFVGSLALHFSLLYTGRTKIANSYAMLGLLYVPDIIFTGLYNLVNRPEFYTDMGFWGWINEHNNTLTELLLLNWLALEVTVALFLLCKYVLGNRSYSIKFYQSLIIFIGVSIPGIQGIITQIAFPVFLDLPAVPLTSTFMSFFSIAVLVAFSKYKLFSLSESVDTSELFENLPDLVIHLSENKRVIYLNPAAQKTFNRSSERFHFITLYELVADRKEVRGLEKPITSALEGQPVQNHLCSIYLNGEQRSFLISANPLISNRKVDGVLLVARDITELKKAEEKIRQTEIRFKALIENSHDGVAMMDGNGDIFYASPSIKQVTGFEPEEYLGMNFLENVHPEYRKQVATEFQKLFTHPGECIQLRLLAMHKNGNYVWLEGIGSNLLDNPAVGAIVGNFRNVNEQVLIEQENESNLTLFRSMVKNMESGILIQNEDLSIFSVNQSFFDIFGISQKPEDLIHQDCAILQDITTEGVEDMTAFVQRIAEIWKHRKPVQNELILFSNGKIFERDYVPIHRSTGEFIAHMWQYRDVTARKKSEQLMREQNQQLQKINRELDRFVYSASHDIRSPLTSILGLVDVACLETEDKVQKEYLNMIKRSILKLDDFTPEIINFSRNSRLDIDSNEVVLYDTIHSLVEQIKLYPESDIVSIQIDVNPKLKFSTDQARLNNMLNNLITNAIKYSDPSKESPYVKVSAHSNSHYIFIEVEDNGEGIAEKDQQKIFDMFFRASYKSKGSGLGLYNVKEIADKMEGEVKVVSSPGKGSTFKLKLPDLAKHTLKPSVMAGEPNLN; this comes from the coding sequence ATGGAGAGAGGAATACAGGAATTAAGCCTGGACAATTGGCTGGGCGCATTAATATCTTTTTTACCGGCCCTGGTGAATTTGTTCATACTGCTATATGTCCTCACTAGTTTTCCTAAGAATGCTACGGTAAAAGTATTTGCCCTCTTCACGCTTGCCCTCTTTTTTTGGCAAATTGATGATACTCTTCAACGATTAAGCACCGGACCTTACCCCGCTTATGTCTGGGATACCATTTTTTGCATAGGATGGATATTTGTCGGCTCGCTGGCATTGCATTTCAGCCTGCTTTACACCGGCAGGACCAAGATCGCCAACTCGTATGCAATGCTAGGGTTGCTGTATGTGCCTGATATTATTTTCACAGGCCTGTACAACCTGGTAAACCGTCCCGAATTTTACACGGACATGGGATTTTGGGGCTGGATTAATGAACATAACAACACCCTCACCGAACTCCTACTACTGAATTGGCTGGCCCTGGAAGTTACCGTAGCTCTTTTCCTGCTATGCAAATATGTTCTGGGAAACAGATCGTACTCCATTAAATTTTACCAATCGCTGATCATCTTTATCGGAGTCTCTATTCCCGGCATTCAGGGTATCATCACACAGATCGCCTTCCCGGTCTTTCTGGATCTCCCGGCCGTGCCGCTCACCTCCACCTTTATGAGCTTTTTCTCGATAGCCGTTCTTGTCGCTTTCAGCAAATATAAATTGTTCAGCCTGTCAGAATCGGTGGATACTTCCGAATTGTTCGAGAACCTTCCAGACCTGGTAATTCATCTCTCTGAAAATAAACGGGTCATTTACCTGAATCCGGCAGCCCAGAAGACCTTTAACCGAAGCAGCGAACGATTTCATTTCATCACCCTCTATGAACTAGTGGCAGATCGAAAGGAAGTACGGGGATTGGAGAAACCCATAACCTCAGCTTTGGAAGGGCAGCCCGTGCAGAATCACCTGTGTAGCATCTATTTGAACGGGGAACAGCGATCATTCCTTATCTCCGCTAACCCTCTCATCTCCAACCGAAAGGTTGATGGCGTACTGCTGGTGGCCAGAGACATCACCGAATTGAAAAAGGCCGAGGAGAAGATCAGGCAAACGGAGATACGCTTCAAAGCCCTGATAGAAAACAGCCATGATGGCGTGGCCATGATGGACGGGAATGGGGATATTTTCTACGCCAGTCCCTCCATCAAACAAGTAACAGGCTTTGAGCCGGAGGAATACCTGGGAATGAATTTCCTTGAAAATGTTCATCCAGAGTACAGGAAGCAAGTGGCCACAGAATTCCAGAAGCTGTTCACACACCCCGGGGAATGCATTCAACTGCGGCTGCTGGCAATGCACAAAAACGGGAATTACGTGTGGTTGGAAGGCATTGGGAGCAACCTGCTCGATAATCCCGCTGTAGGCGCTATCGTGGGGAACTTTAGAAACGTGAATGAGCAAGTATTGATAGAACAAGAAAATGAATCAAACCTCACACTGTTCCGCTCTATGGTTAAAAACATGGAAAGCGGGATCCTTATCCAGAATGAAGACCTGAGCATTTTTTCGGTGAACCAATCATTCTTCGATATTTTCGGGATCAGTCAAAAGCCGGAAGACCTCATACACCAGGACTGTGCGATCTTGCAAGACATCACTACCGAAGGTGTGGAAGATATGACGGCATTCGTGCAGCGGATTGCCGAGATATGGAAACACCGGAAACCGGTACAGAACGAGTTGATCTTGTTTAGCAACGGGAAAATATTCGAGCGGGATTATGTGCCCATTCACCGTTCCACGGGCGAATTCATCGCCCACATGTGGCAGTACCGCGATGTTACCGCACGGAAAAAGTCAGAGCAATTAATGCGGGAGCAAAACCAGCAGCTTCAAAAGATCAACCGCGAGTTGGACCGCTTCGTTTACAGCGCCTCTCATGATATACGGTCGCCCCTCACCTCTATCCTCGGACTGGTGGATGTGGCCTGCTTAGAAACCGAGGACAAGGTGCAGAAGGAGTACCTGAACATGATCAAGAGAAGCATCCTGAAGCTGGATGATTTCACCCCCGAGATCATCAACTTCTCCAGGAACTCGCGATTGGACATTGATAGTAATGAAGTAGTACTTTACGACACTATACACTCGCTGGTGGAGCAGATCAAACTCTACCCGGAAAGCGACATCGTCAGCATCCAGATTGATGTCAATCCCAAACTCAAGTTCAGTACCGACCAGGCACGCCTCAACAACATGCTCAACAACCTCATCACAAATGCCATAAAATATTCCGATCCTTCCAAAGAAAGTCCCTATGTGAAAGTGAGCGCCCACAGCAATTCACACTACATATTCATTGAAGTAGAGGATAACGGGGAAGGTATCGCGGAAAAGGACCAGCAAAAAATCTTTGATATGTTCTTCAGGGCTTCCTACAAATCCAAAGGTTCGGGTCTGGGATTATATAACGTGAAGGAAATTGCAGACAAAATGGAGGGCGAAGTGAAGGTGGTTTCGTCACCGGGAAAAGGCAGCACCTTCAAGCTGAAACTCCCCGACCTGGCCAAACACACGCTAAAGCCAAGTGTAATGGCCGGAGAACCAAACCTGAATTAA
- the fsa gene encoding fructose-6-phosphate aldolase, whose product MRFFVDTANLDAIKEVNDLGILDGVTTNPSLMAKEGIKGEEAIIAHYVKICEMVNGPVSAEVIATDFDGIVKEGEKLAKLHDNIVVKVPLIKDGIKAIRYFSDNGIETNCTLCFSAGQAILAAKAGATYISPFIGRLDDITMNGVELIEQIAHIYSLHDFETYILAASIRHPLHITQCAEAGADVVTCPPDQFLKLLHHPLTDSGLEKFLSDHRKLNG is encoded by the coding sequence ATGCGTTTTTTTGTAGACACTGCGAATCTTGATGCCATTAAAGAAGTTAATGATCTGGGAATTCTGGATGGTGTTACCACCAATCCTTCTCTTATGGCCAAAGAAGGCATTAAGGGTGAGGAAGCGATAATTGCCCATTATGTGAAAATTTGCGAAATGGTGAATGGTCCTGTCAGCGCAGAGGTGATTGCTACGGATTTTGATGGCATCGTTAAGGAAGGGGAGAAGCTGGCTAAGCTCCATGATAATATCGTTGTAAAGGTTCCATTAATCAAAGATGGCATCAAAGCGATCCGCTATTTTAGCGATAATGGCATTGAAACCAACTGTACGCTATGCTTTTCGGCAGGCCAGGCTATTTTGGCAGCAAAAGCCGGGGCCACCTATATTTCACCGTTTATTGGCCGGCTGGATGATATTACAATGAATGGCGTTGAACTCATTGAGCAAATTGCACATATTTACAGCCTGCACGATTTCGAGACATACATTCTCGCAGCCTCAATCCGGCACCCGCTCCACATCACTCAATGTGCCGAGGCCGGTGCGGATGTCGTAACGTGTCCTCCGGACCAGTTCCTGAAGTTGCTCCATCATCCGCTGACTGACAGCGGGCTTGAGAAGTTTCTCTCAGACCACAGGAAACTGAACGGATAG
- a CDS encoding inorganic pyrophosphatase, protein MKDTRDSTNLWKLIGLRYKSHPWHGIDIGNDAPHIVTSFIEVTPSDTVKYEIDKVSGYMKVDRPQKFSNIVPALYGFIPQTYCDEKVAEYCRIKTQRNNIIGDKDPLDICVLTERMVNRGDILIPARPIGGFRMIDNGEADDKIIAVLKGDEVYQNWQDIDDVPVSIVARLKHYFLTYKEMPGQDLHRCEITHVYGREEAVEVIRRSQRDYKLKYGNLESALSMAAFDALTVGQNLQEYWKKADVE, encoded by the coding sequence ATGAAGGATACACGTGACAGCACCAATCTCTGGAAGCTGATCGGTTTACGGTACAAGTCTCATCCCTGGCATGGCATAGACATCGGGAATGATGCACCACACATTGTTACGTCTTTTATAGAGGTAACGCCATCAGACACGGTTAAATATGAAATTGATAAGGTAAGCGGCTATATGAAGGTGGACCGCCCGCAGAAGTTCAGCAACATTGTGCCGGCACTATATGGCTTTATACCCCAGACCTACTGCGATGAAAAGGTAGCTGAATACTGCCGCATCAAAACGCAACGCAACAACATTATTGGCGATAAGGACCCATTAGATATCTGCGTACTCACTGAGCGCATGGTAAACCGTGGAGATATTCTGATCCCTGCCCGCCCGATCGGTGGCTTCAGGATGATTGACAATGGCGAAGCGGACGATAAGATTATCGCAGTGCTGAAGGGTGATGAAGTATACCAGAACTGGCAGGACATTGATGATGTCCCGGTTTCGATTGTTGCAAGGCTGAAGCATTATTTCCTGACTTATAAAGAAATGCCGGGTCAGGATTTACACCGGTGTGAAATAACCCATGTATATGGCCGGGAAGAAGCAGTGGAGGTCATCCGCAGGAGCCAGCGCGACTATAAACTAAAATACGGCAACTTAGAAAGTGCCCTGTCAATGGCCGCTTTCGATGCCCTCACCGTAGGGCAAAACCTCCAGGAATACTGGAAAAAAGCCGATGTAGAATAG
- a CDS encoding AAA family ATPase — MPLLCDMFERKLIDELTEWAGKPNRKPLVLRGARQVGKTTIVEQFAARFDEYLYLNLELPQNQEPFKRFTNLENLVQALFFLKNVSRKEGRTLIFIDEIQEVPEAFWQLRYFYEQAPQYHVIAAGSLLETLFDSEKSFPVGRVDYKVVRPASFPEFLKATGEEAAFQQLESVPIAEFAHDKLLSLFHTYTLIGGMPEVVSHYAQYRDLAALKPIYDSLLASYLEDVEKYARTTAQVAVIRHAIRSAFYQAGKRISFANFGKSGYGSREMGEALRALEQAMLLHLVYPTVNTQPPALPDYRKSPRLQVLDTGLMNAFTGLQPQVLTATDLNQIYHGTIAEHVVGQELLNLQSGALSRLDFWVREKKSSSAETDFLWPYETHLIPVEVKSGAAGKLRSLHQFMEQAPHGLAVRFYAGKFRTDNVKTPEEKHFRLISLPYYLTSKIEAYLAQV, encoded by the coding sequence ATGCCCTTACTTTGTGACATGTTTGAGCGGAAACTTATAGATGAATTGACAGAATGGGCGGGGAAGCCGAATCGCAAACCATTGGTTTTGCGGGGTGCAAGGCAAGTAGGCAAGACCACCATTGTGGAACAATTTGCTGCCCGGTTTGACGAATATCTTTATTTGAATCTGGAATTGCCACAAAACCAGGAACCTTTTAAGCGCTTTACCAACCTGGAAAATCTGGTACAAGCCCTTTTCTTCTTAAAGAATGTAAGCCGCAAGGAGGGCCGGACCCTGATCTTCATTGATGAAATCCAGGAAGTACCGGAGGCTTTCTGGCAGCTTCGCTATTTTTATGAGCAAGCGCCACAATATCATGTGATTGCTGCGGGATCGTTGCTGGAGACGCTATTTGACAGCGAGAAAAGTTTCCCGGTGGGCCGGGTGGATTACAAAGTGGTAAGGCCTGCTTCTTTTCCGGAGTTCCTGAAGGCGACCGGTGAAGAGGCTGCCTTCCAACAGTTGGAGTCCGTACCTATTGCCGAATTTGCACATGACAAACTTCTGTCGTTGTTTCATACCTACACCCTGATCGGTGGAATGCCGGAAGTAGTAAGCCATTATGCCCAATACCGCGACCTGGCAGCTTTGAAGCCCATTTATGATTCGTTGTTAGCCTCATATCTTGAGGACGTTGAGAAATATGCAAGAACGACTGCACAAGTAGCTGTAATCCGTCATGCTATTCGTTCAGCATTTTACCAGGCAGGAAAGCGGATTTCCTTTGCCAATTTCGGAAAATCAGGCTATGGCTCCCGCGAAATGGGAGAAGCATTGCGGGCGCTGGAACAAGCCATGTTGTTGCATTTGGTATATCCAACCGTCAACACACAGCCCCCTGCTTTGCCCGACTATCGTAAATCACCACGCTTGCAGGTGCTGGATACAGGCCTCATGAATGCCTTTACAGGTCTTCAGCCCCAGGTACTGACCGCCACCGATCTTAACCAAATTTACCACGGCACTATTGCAGAGCACGTTGTGGGGCAAGAGCTACTAAACCTGCAAAGTGGCGCCCTCAGCCGATTGGATTTTTGGGTCCGGGAAAAGAAGTCGTCTTCGGCTGAAACGGATTTTCTCTGGCCTTACGAAACCCACTTGATTCCAGTTGAAGTTAAGTCAGGAGCAGCGGGGAAATTGCGATCGCTGCATCAGTTTATGGAACAAGCTCCTCACGGCCTCGCAGTGCGTTTTTATGCCGGCAAATTTAGAACAGACAACGTAAAAACCCCGGAAGAAAAACATTTCAGGCTTATAAGTTTGCCCTACTACCTCACTTCCAAAATCGAAGCATACCTGGCACAGGTTTAA